Part of the Camarhynchus parvulus chromosome 11, STF_HiC, whole genome shotgun sequence genome, TTAAACTGCAATAAATAGAAATCCTGCTATAAAtagcatccatccatccatccccagctgGCAGATGCAACCTTTGGAACTCCAGAGGATCGCATCCAAACTCCTCCCATTCCCGCGCTGAGTtgttcctgagctctgctctcctgagggGTTTGTGCTCAGCCTTTCCTGTTTGTTTATGAAGATGATCCATGGATTTGGGTGCTTGGTTTGGCATGGCCTGGGGAGTTTGGTGCCAGgtgtcctggtcctgctggagctCATTCCCACCACATCAGATGTACCTTGTTCCTGGTGCCATCTgaattctttctcctttttgtcaCCTCCCAGATTGTCACCGGCCTCTACCTGGGGAATATTCGTGGTGAGTGaattccctgcccctccctggtgctgtgggATCCTTGGGcagctggaagggctggaggaTTCCTCTCCTTGGCAGCTCCATGTGCTCCCAACTGGGAATCTCAGCAtctcccagagctccagagctgccccaaatccccatcccaatTTCCAGTGatcccagtccagcccaggAAAGGGATGTccactgggagctgtgtgtgaccgtgttcacaggggtctcatgttgagggaagagatgaggatctgactccatgtttcagaaggctgatttattattttattgtatatattacattaaaactatactaaaagaatagaagaaaggatttcatcagaaggctagctaaggatagaaaaagaaagaatgaataacaaaagttTGTGGCTCGGGCTCtgtgtctgagccagctgggctgtgattggccattaattacaaacatccaacatgggccaatccCAGATCCACCcgctgcattccacagcagcagataatcaatgtttgcattttgttcctgcggcctctcagcttctcaggaggaaaaatcctaaggaaaggatttttcataaaatatgtctgtgacaactGTGCTCACCACCCATGCTGGAACCCCAGGAAATTCACGGCATATCTGGAAACCTCCCCAACAGCAAGGACACAACAGCCTTGGCTGAGTTCTCAGGGTAATTTCTGATGTTGGGGATGGCTTCAGGAACCTGCTGAGCACCCAGTGCATCCCAGGGGGATTCTGCCTGGAAGGAGGTGTCCAACCTCCTCCCTGCGCCGTGTGGGAtgagaggcagggctggaatggggGTCAGGGCGTGGGGaggtcccagcagggcaggtAATTCCCACGTGGCTCCTGTTCCCAGACTCTGAGGACCACGAGAACCTGCTGAGCAAGGGGGTGACCCACATCCTGTCCGTCCACAGCGGCGCCAAGCCCGTGCTGGAGGTGCGTGCCTgactgggggtgctgggggccACCcgggccagcaggagctgggaagggacaccCGGGGGCTTCTCCTGGCCTGGGGAGAAACAATGCTGGGTTTGCAATGATTTGCACCGATTTACACTGATTTACATCAATTTGTACTGGTTTACACCAATTGGCACCAATTTGCACCAATTGCCGCCAGGCGATGCTGCCCAAAGGGGCTCAGTaatggatttggggagggggcagcacggtatttgggtggtttttggggggcagCGCGGtatttgggtggtttttggggggcagCGGGgtgtttgggtggtttttgggggacagtgtggtttttggggggcagCGGGgtgtttgggtggtttttgggggacagtgtggttttgggggacagcggggtgtttgggtggtttttggggtgcagtgCGgtgtttgggtggattttgggggcagtgcggtgtttgggtggtttttgggggacagtgtggtttttggggtgcagtgCGgtgtttgggtggattttggggggcaggCGGGACCCGCAGCGCTGCGGGGCCGTGCCCGGAGGGTGCCCGGTGCTGCCGGGGGGTCCCCACGAGAGGGCGGCGGCGCCCCGCGAATGGAGCCCcggcggggaggggacacggcgGGACCGCAACCGGAGCTGGCACCGGTGTCCCCCGCTCGGTGTCCCCCGCTCGATGTCCCCTGCTCGGTGTCCCCTGCTCGGTGTCCTCGCTCCTCCAGGCTCGCTGATCCCCGGAGCGCTGCGGGATGCtggctggggaaactgaggcaggagggagccgcccctgggctggtggcagaggGGTGGGACAGGTCTCTCCTGCACAAATCCTGCCCCGGATGGTTCTgtgcaccaggagcagctgcagattcagctcccagagcagtgagGGGCACGGCTGAGGGGTGCTGGGGAcctgctgggggacagggacacctcccactgtcccaggctgctccagccccagtgtccagcctggccttgggcactgccagggatccaggggcagccccagctgctctgggcacctccccaccctcacagggaacgATTCCTAatccccaatatcccatccatccctgccctctggcagtgggagccattccctgtgtgctgtccctccatccttgtccccagtccctctccagctctcctggagcccctttaggggccctgagctctccctggagcttctcctctccaggtgagcacccccagctctcccagcctggctccagggcagagttttcccagcttttggagcagctccctgggctctctccagcagctccacatcctcctgGTGCTGTGGGTGCTTCACCCCAATATTGGGATGCTGCAGAAAGGGAACGGGACCACCAGGACCCCTCATCCTTTTGGGATGCCCAGCAAAACCCCAGCTGGGGCCCTTCCCCTCTGGGGCGCTGAGTACTGGAGTGGGACAGGGCCACGGGGAAGGACAGAGCTCCTGGGAAGGACAAACGGGCCGGGGCAGCAGCCGGGGCTGGCGAGCGTGGGGCTGGGCCAGACGGGGAGCAAATGGAGCGCCTACACCACTGAGCAAAGCGCGTGGAGCGCTTACAAGGAGGAGCAAAGGGCTCAGAGCGCTTACAACAGGGAGAAGAGTGCATGGGGGGCTTACAACAGAGAGCAAAGCGCATGGAGCACTTACACTATGGAGCAAAGCGCTTGGAGCGCTTACACTATGGAGCAAAGCGCTTGGAGCGCTTACACCACAGAGCAAAGCCCACGGAGGACAACACAACGCAGCAAAGCGCATGTAGCGCTTACAATGGGGAGCAAAGTGTGCGGAGTGCTTACACCATGGAGCAAAGTGCACAGAACACTTACACCGTGGAGCAAAGCGCTCAGAGCACTTACACAATGGAGCAAAGCATACAGAGTGCTTTCACCACAGAGCAAAGAGCGCGCAGTGCTTACACCAGAGAGCAAAGCACTCAGAGCGCTTACACCATGGAGCAAAGCGCTTGGAGCACTTACACCAGGGAGCAAAGTGCTCAGAATGCTTACAATGGGGAACAAAGCACACGCAGCCCTTACATCATGGAGCAAAGCGCTTGGAAAGCTTACACCAAAGTGCATGGAGTGCTTACACCATGGAGCAAAGTGCATGCAGCCCTTACACCATGGAGCAAAGCGCTCAGAATGCTTACACCATGGAgcaaagcacacacacagcccttaCACCATGGAGCAAAGCGTGCACAGCCCTTACACCAGGGAGCAAAGCGCATGCAGCCCTTACACCATGAAGCAAAGCGCGCACAGCCCTTACACCATGGAGCAAAGCGCGCACAGCCCTTACACCAGGGAGTAAAGCGCATGCAGCCCTTACACCAGGGAGCAAAGCGCACACAGCCCTTACACCATGGAGCAAAGTGCTCAGAATGCTTACACCACGGAgcaaagcacacacacagcccttacaccagggagcagagcccgcgGAGGGGAAGCGGAAGGCCCGGGGGGTTTTGCAATGTGTCAATCACGGCCCCAGCGGTGACCGCAAACCCCAGCGCTGCCAcggtgggatggggacagggacagggctggggacagggacatctggccccaggagcagccccagggctcatCCGGGCCTGGGGGGTGTGGGTTGAGCTTTGGGGTGGGTCAAGGTCCTTTTGGCTTCCCCAGGGTGGATTTGGTGCCtcttcccagcctggggacacgTTGGGATGCACCAGGTGTGGAGCTGTGGGTGAGGTGATGCGTGAAAAGCCTGGGGGTCACCCCAGCACAGAATTATCCCTGTGctcatcctgctctgcccctttcCTTCCTTAAATAATCCAATTTTCCAACCTCCTTTGCTGGAGGGTGGTCCAGGGCGTTGGGCTGCCTGAACCTGATGGAGATGGGGCAATCCCTGGCGCTCTGGCTGCAGGATTTCCTCCCCCATATCTTGCtaagaaaggattaaaaaaaaccgCCCCAACCCCCAGATGAAAAGGATCTAAATTAAGCTCCGAGCAGGGAGGATCGAGGAAGCGATGTTTTAAGGAGAGGAAAGTAATCTGACCTaggccagcaggcagcagatgaTTTATGGGGTATTAGAAGGACAGGGAGGAAATAACTCATTGATGAGAGTGGCTTTGTCACTGCACGTCTTCCTGGTGGAGTTTGGGGCTCCCTGGCTCTGTTTTGGGGGGCTCCTGAATATTTGAGTTGTCCCCACAGCCTGGCCTGTCCTGTGAGATTGAGAGGAAATCAGTGGGATGGGGTGGATGCACTCATCCATTGCAGTGGAGCAAACCCCAAAGTGGttttcagctttcttctccCCTCAAGGTCaactgaggaaggaaaaaaaaagagagagaaatggaggaTTTTGTGATTCTTGGAGGTGTTTCGtgactgttttattttggattgCAGGACATGACCTATCTGTGTATCTCAGCCTCGGATTCATCCAGTCAAAACCTGTAAGTGATTTCCCATCCTTTTTTCTTGTCAGCAGTTGGTCAATAAAAGCTCAGGTTGTGCAGGATGAAGGTTTAGTCCATTCATGCTGTGAAATTTCTCATAACCCCTGAGTTTCCCAGAAGCTGGGGCTCATTTTTATGTGGTAAATAACATTTTAGGgcttaaaatctatttttaatgtgtGCTTGCAGTCAGgaaatgtgatatttttgtCGAGTTTCAGAGCTATTCCACTGGGCAGGATTGAAAACTGGAGTGTTAGAAAGATGATTTGTGTCAGTCCTCcaggcattttttttaaagataaatttattaaaatataaattatttttgccatATAAAGCAATGATCCACGCTCATAACTCTTGGAATGCTGTTTTGGAGATGAAGCtgctgagaggagctgggagaaattcccaggattttgtgggatgctgctgctttgggtgACGAGCACCAATAAATCATCAATTTGCACCAGCAAATTGGCAAATCCAGggggatttttccctccaatCAAACCCTAAAAAGCATCAAAACTTAATTTCCAAGCCCCTGCCTGTGGAGGTGCTGGTTTTTCCAGCATCCTTGGCAGCAGCCGTGCCTGGGGGTGGAATCCTGCTTGCTCATGCTCTGGCTGAGCGGAAAGAGAAGCTTTACAAGAAAACCCTGCCTCAGCAagaactgggattttttggttgttattttttcccccttcgCTCATTTCTTTGCGCTCGTGGCGTGTCTAcgaaagggaaaaaaaaaatttaaaaaagggaaaaaaaaaaaaagaagataaggCTGCCTGCAGGAAGGAAGAGTTATTCAAGAAACTATTTTCTGCTTGTCAGTTTATGCCTTGGATTTCACAATGCTGGTGAACTTTGTGTCCTGCTTGTGACTGGGGAGCTCAGCACTAATTCCACTGCCTGATCCCACACTTGgaacagcacaggcagagctttcCCTGTGGGAAAAACACCCGTGGAGTGGGTGAGGATGGATGGGGGAGCCCAATTCctttgggatattgggatagGGATGCAGGATGGAACAGGAGCATCGTGGCATTGTGTCCTTGCAAGCAGAGAAGATTCCTGCTGGTCCTGCTGAGGGGCTGAAGGGCAGGACTGGGATCTGGAGAGTttggagctgagcaggcagcacctgcaggccCTGGGGGATGGTGTGTGCTCTGTGAAGATCAGCAGGACAAGCAGGGAAATCTCCTGGGATGAGATtttgatgccttgtgaaggctgagctagaacagaggctgggcagtgctacagaacaaagcagggatttattcaaagcatctcctcaatagatccaccttgggcagcacaagagcccagccagggctccacccaagatgaaccaaaatggtcccaaaatgagcCCGACATGAAacaaaatggtcccaaaatgaacccaagatgaaccaaaatggtcccaaaatgaacccaagatgaaccaaaatggtcccaaaatgcacgagcgctcccggggtctctcccttggatcagttctgctccatttgcaccttgcagttcattgtcccattccagctttagcccaggcagtcccaccctgcttgtttttctctctccagcccacggtgtttgtgctcttggggctgagatttggatcatttgtccttggtgcccagctggagcaggaattgttttgtctccctgctctgtgcacagaactcaccatcccctgatatgaaccccagacccacacactaaagcagcacagaatgtgaaaaatagaaaagtttaaCCCTGAGGCATCATTTTGGGCTGGGAAAATCCTCCCAGATGATGATGCTCCATTTGCTGGAGGATCCTTGGATTGACATCTCCTTCCAGGAATGAGAGGCTCAGTATTTTTAGCCTGCTCACGACGTCAGACACTCCCTCACCTCTCttgctcctgggaagcagaaCCCCCTGCAATTCCTGAATAAATTCATTTTGGCTCCTCAGACAGCACCGAGCCCAGCGCTCCGGGGCAGGGGGAAGAACAAACACCCTTCTCCATgggccagcagggatggaggagcttCTGGAGAGTTCCCAGAGCGAAAGCAGCTCCCTTGGCAGTGGGAATGACTGCAGGAGGTCAAAGTTTGGCTTCTGAGAAATCAGGAAGGCAGCGTGGGCTCACGCCCACCCCATCACGAGGAGCAGAGGAAGTCCGGCgctgcagcagaggggctgccaaAGGGACCCTCTTCcctgtggattttttgggtttttttttttgttaagattGGGATTAAATGCGTgagatgttatttttttttaggtgtttattggtttttatttatattatttttttttgttagattGGGGTTAAATGTGTGCcatggtattttttgtttgggtttaggtgtttattgttttttatttatattacagattattttatttatattatttatattacagaTTGTTTTATTCATATTACAGACATTTCACAGATTGCGAGCTTTATAGTGCTTTAATAAGTTAAAAATGGAgttgtatcttttttttataAGATTTTTAGGGATAAACTGTTTAATTAAGAAGTgttacttaaattatttttatgtttaactTAATAACTATTTTATAAGTAATTTTTAACTTAATcactatttttttaacttaatacattttttaaacttgatAACTTAATACTTACtcaactattttttaatttataactAATTTTTAACTTGATAACTGatttttaacttaataactTAATAACTATTTTTCAAACTTAATAACtattttttaacttaataactTAATACTTAATAACTAATTTTTAACTTAATACCTTAATAACTGTTTTAAAACTTAACAACTaatttttaacttaataactTAATACTTAATAACTaatttttaacttaataactaatttttaacttaataactTAATAGCTTaactctgtgcacagagctcaccatcccctagAATGAAGCTCAGAGCCACAcattaaagcagcacagaatgtgaaagaTATAAAAGCTAAACCCTGAGGCATCACCTTCACCGGGCAGAGGAAGGatctctgctcccaccccacGCTGGTGGCCCCGGGGTGGTGGAGAACCCTTGGGAGTGACAGTGCTGGTGTTTGCAgggtgccctgcagggacagccagcccttccctcctcacctctgcctctgcccctgcaggctgcagcattTCAAGGAGTGCATCCAGTTCATCCACGAGTGCCGGCTCGGAGGGGGAGGCTGCCTGGTGCACtggtgagagctgctgggacccctgagagcccagccagcctctgggagctgggcatggtgccctggggaggctgagctgcaacagaggctgggcagagctacagaataaagcagggatttattaaaaggatctcctcaatggatccacctcgggcagcacaagagcccagccagggctgcacccaacgtgaaccaaaatggtcccaaaatgaacccaagatgaaccaaaatggtcccaaaatgaacccaaggtgaaccaaaatggccccaaaatgcacgagcgctcccggggtctctcccttggatcagttctgctccatttgcaccttgcagttcattgtcccattccagctttagcccctgcagtcccaccctgcttgtttttctctctgcagcccacggtgtttgtgctcttggggctgagatttggatcatttgtccttggtgcccagctggagcaggaattgttttgtctccctgctctgtgcacagagctcaccatcccctaatgtgagcccagccccacacactaaagcagcacagaatctgaaaaccATAAAAGTTTAACCCTGAGGCATCATTTTGGGCTGGGAACATCCTTGCAGACAGTGATGCTCCATTTGCTAGAGGATCCTTCGATTGGCATCTCCTTCCAGGAATGAGAGGCTCAGTATTTTTAGCCTGCTCACGACGTCAGACACTCCCTCAtctaatatgaagctcagaactgcacactaaagcagcacagaatgtgaaaaatagaaaagccaaaacctgaggcatcaagcATGGGCTCCCAAAAAGTGTCCTTGGATCCATGGGGATGGTTGCTCCGTGTGCAGAGCCCCTGAGCACCCAAGATGTGCCttgaggaggggacagggaggtgacaacATCAGTGAGAGCGTGAGAGGAGAGCTCCTCATCCCCTCCAGCCCAcgctgctcacagcccaggcagggccctGTATCCCAGGGGTGATTCCTGTGGCATCCCCTCCCTGAGTGGCTCCTCCCGGCCCAGCCTGGCCGGGGTGTCCCgcagcagcaccctgctggTGGCATACCTGatgacagtgacagagctgggctggcagagctgcctggctgccACCAGGGCCGTTCGCTCCTACGCCAGCCCCAACCCcggcttccagcagcagctgcaggagtaTGAGAGCACCCTGCTCCACGAGGTAAGGCCCCTTGGGTGCTTTGGAGGGGTTTGCAGCCAGGCACGGCTCCTCTGCACGCAGCTGTTTGCCCCAGCTCGATTTGGGAATGTTTATCAcctgaggatttgggggtttgtgtGCAAAAAcgaaaagaaattttaaaaaataattgcctTGGTATTGTGCGAATGcactttaaaaaccccaaactcgAAACCCTTGGGTACATTTTGGAGGGGTTTGCAACCAGGCACGGCTCCTCTGCATGCAGCTCTCTGTTTGCCAcagctggatttgggaatgTCATTTATCAcctgaggattttgggggttttcaaaaacaaaaagaaattaaaaacaaaattgccTTGGTATTGTGTGAGTGCACTTTTAAAAGctcttaaaaaccccaaacttaaaatccccaaacttgAAACCCTTGGTTACATTTTGGAGGGGTAAACTCCAAACTTGAAAACTCCAAACttgaaaaccccaaacttaaAACCCTTGGGTGCTTTTGGAGGGGTTTGCAACCAGGCACGGCTCCTTTGCATGCAGCTGTTTGCCCCAGCTGGCTTTGGGAATGTTTATCACCTCAAGATTTGGGGGTTGCgtgcaaaaccaaaaagaaattaaaaaaaaataagtgcatTGGTATTGTGTGAGTGCACTTTAAAAAGCTcttaaaaccccaaacttgaAACCCTTGGGTACATTTTGGAGGGGTAAACTCCAAACTTGAAAAGCCCAAACTAAAAAAGCCCAAACTTGAAAACTCCAAACTTGAAAACTCCAAATTTGAAATCCTTGGATGCTTTTGGAGGGGTTTGCAACCAGGCACGGCTCCTCTGCATGCAGCTGTTTGCCCCAGCTCGATTTGGGAATGTTGTTTATCAcctgaggatttgggggttttcaaaaacaaaaagaaatttaaaaaaaattgccttgGATATTGTGTGAGTGCACTTTAAAAAGctcttaaaaaccccaaacttaaaaaccccaaacttgaAACCCTTGGTTACACTTTGGAGGAATAAACTCCAAACttgaaaaccccaaacttaaaaaccccaaacttgaaaaccccaaacttgaaaaccccaaacttaaaaaccccaaacttgaAAACCTCAAACTTGAAAACTCCAAACttgaaaaccccaaacttgaAATCCTTGGGTACATTTTGGAAGGGTTTGCAaccaggcacagctcctctgcatgCAGCTGTTTAccccagctggatttgggggtttgtgtgcaaaaacaaaaagaaattttaaaacataaggGCCTTGGTATTGTGTGAGTGCActttaaaaagctgttaaaaaccccaaacttgtTTTCTGGAgttgggatgcagcaggaagGATGGGAGAGCAGTTTGTCCCTTGGGAAcctcaggaaggagctgggccGGTTCCCGGGaatgcagcagggagagggggagtGGAAGGGGAGGAAGGCTCTTGTGAGGAGTTTTGGGATGTCTGGGCTCCCTCTGCCACAAGAGCCCTGCTCTCAGGGGCAGGTGAcaggcaggaggggagaaaTCTCCtatttcctccccaaaatgaggttttgggagagcaggaggctggctgggtcccagcagggagggaggatggagcagagcccagctgcatTCCAGGGAGAGCACTGAGTGCAGGGGTCAGAGCTGCACGTTTGACCTGGAAAGCCTCcgaaagcagagggaaagaccttaaaaatcaaagaaaaaa contains:
- the LOC115908055 gene encoding dual specificity protein phosphatase 22-A-like, producing the protein MGTGMSKIVTGLYLGNIRDSEDHENLLSKGVTHILSVHSGAKPVLEDMTYLCISASDSSSQNLLQHFKECIQFIHECRLGGGGCLVHCLAGVSRSSTLLVAYLMTVTELGWQSCLAATRAVRSYASPNPGFQQQLQEYESTLLHEYRAWIRREYGRNPFQDQEELQRLLGQQQQQQPGGRDCSWLPSSAPTSSPPCRAGGTAGGSGWMSR